One Prevotella intermedia ATCC 25611 = DSM 20706 DNA window includes the following coding sequences:
- a CDS encoding DUF6850 family outer membrane beta-barrel protein, producing the protein MRILRLLYIIIGVASGNLAFAQDSARYERATIANLPCRTAWQNPAVYGTAFRFTQNELMLTACYSHASAPLLLEKGDGHSAAEAKTTAYIRLSNHTTVWGKAAYTTKRTSNIRWNSTSDYDLLAPYVLADTVGGNTQGERYTFSGGYATAIGKWNVGAEMLFRAEQEWRNRDPRMRGIVSDLTIKVGAAYQTAGNYQLGASLSGNIYKQSNDVDLYNEQGGAAQYVMTGLGTHYKRFSGFASDVNYTGSGSTLLLSAQPLTQRGFYGDITLESSRYKRISNEYNSLPLTTLYNNNAAITAGYRNKGAKSQWATFAHYAFDCKHGDEHVAGDAVAGVYPVLADLTMYKHYRTTAYAGAMFTALSRSQWTIGAKLGYISNRSKYVYPSRKINFSHIFTEATTQLLSHIGKRWLTDCQLTATYFAKANATIDMPYTDMEPFFVQMVNYNYIQQRASYGHINARFRTDYKLNNPRYGMFAELQGATTFTSEHKKQTTMSLTMGLTF; encoded by the coding sequence ATGAGAATACTCCGACTGCTATATATTATAATAGGTGTAGCATCTGGCAACCTTGCCTTCGCGCAAGATTCGGCACGCTATGAGAGGGCAACCATTGCGAATCTGCCTTGTCGAACAGCTTGGCAGAACCCTGCTGTCTACGGTACTGCCTTTCGGTTTACACAAAACGAACTTATGCTGACAGCCTGTTACTCGCACGCATCAGCCCCTTTGCTGCTTGAAAAAGGCGACGGACATTCGGCAGCAGAAGCCAAAACCACAGCCTATATTCGCCTTTCCAACCATACAACAGTGTGGGGTAAAGCAGCATATACAACCAAAAGAACGTCCAACATACGGTGGAACTCCACTTCCGACTACGATTTGCTTGCTCCATACGTACTTGCCGATACCGTAGGAGGCAACACACAGGGCGAAAGATACACCTTTTCGGGAGGCTACGCCACAGCTATTGGCAAATGGAACGTAGGTGCCGAGATGCTGTTCCGTGCCGAACAAGAATGGAGAAACCGCGACCCGCGTATGCGTGGCATTGTTTCCGACCTTACAATAAAAGTTGGTGCAGCCTATCAGACCGCAGGCAACTACCAGCTGGGGGCATCTCTTTCGGGCAATATATACAAACAATCGAACGATGTAGACCTATACAACGAACAGGGAGGAGCAGCCCAATACGTGATGACGGGGTTGGGAACGCACTACAAACGCTTCTCTGGCTTTGCTTCCGATGTAAACTATACGGGTAGTGGAAGTACACTTCTGCTTTCGGCGCAACCGCTTACGCAACGTGGCTTCTATGGCGATATAACATTAGAGAGCAGCCGTTATAAACGTATCAGCAACGAATACAACTCGTTACCGCTCACAACGTTATACAACAACAATGCAGCTATAACCGCAGGCTACAGAAACAAGGGCGCAAAAAGCCAATGGGCAACATTCGCGCACTACGCTTTCGACTGCAAGCACGGCGACGAACACGTTGCAGGCGATGCCGTTGCAGGTGTTTATCCTGTATTGGCAGACCTCACAATGTACAAGCATTACCGCACTACGGCATACGCAGGCGCCATGTTTACTGCTCTTTCAAGAAGTCAATGGACTATCGGAGCAAAACTGGGCTACATTTCCAACCGCTCAAAATATGTTTATCCGAGCAGAAAAATAAACTTTTCGCACATTTTCACCGAAGCTACCACACAGTTGTTGTCGCACATTGGCAAACGTTGGCTTACCGATTGCCAACTAACGGCTACTTATTTTGCAAAGGCAAATGCAACCATTGATATGCCATACACCGATATGGAGCCCTTCTTTGTGCAGATGGTAAACTACAATTATATACAGCAGCGTGCCAGCTATGGGCATATCAACGCCCGATTTCGCACCGACTACAAGCTCAACAACCCACGTTATGGTATGTTTGCCGAACTACAAGGCGCAACAACCTTCACGTCAGAACATAAAAAACAAACGACGATGAGCCTTACAATGGGGCTTACGTTCTAA
- a CDS encoding DUF4876 domain-containing protein, translating into MTKKILMSTMLLLVMCLDFVSCSDDKDQPTATSSVVINLEMPLTIQGGELTDAQIVLINKKSAQPYTTQQIKKTDNGYTATIENVPVGSYSVVAVGTAKFTADGNQTTTQVKATNENVEIVDNQSGNTVKLLFNVFTGKEGFVISEIFFRGSPRDGGAPYNRDQYFKITNNSDQILYADSIIIMESAFRNDNPQKYLKDLRNEGFAAQAIYMIPGSGKDVPVKPGESLLIALNAKDHKSVNGASFDLSKADFEFYDESKVSVKDEDNPSVKNLDKWYCYTQSFFVLNMHGNNAYAIAKIRSTKDDFLKNNTYDAEYYATNGKLMTTKAYFVPNAWIIDAVNLSYKDNDHQWRVMSILLDKGYTYCSDNKNDKSGIGTAVVRKVANGKYADTNNSTEDFTPKATPTVK; encoded by the coding sequence ATGACAAAGAAAATTTTAATGAGCACAATGCTGCTCTTAGTTATGTGTCTTGATTTTGTGTCTTGTTCAGACGACAAGGACCAGCCAACAGCAACCTCTTCGGTGGTTATCAATCTTGAAATGCCGCTTACAATCCAAGGCGGAGAGCTCACCGATGCACAGATTGTACTTATCAACAAGAAGTCTGCACAACCCTATACAACACAGCAGATTAAGAAAACAGACAACGGTTACACAGCAACCATAGAGAATGTACCCGTAGGTTCGTACTCGGTAGTGGCTGTTGGAACTGCCAAATTTACGGCAGACGGCAATCAAACCACCACCCAGGTGAAAGCTACGAACGAGAATGTAGAGATTGTTGATAACCAATCAGGCAACACCGTTAAGCTCTTGTTCAACGTTTTCACAGGTAAAGAAGGCTTTGTAATCTCTGAAATATTCTTCCGTGGCTCACCAAGAGACGGCGGTGCTCCATACAACAGAGACCAATACTTTAAGATTACCAACAACAGCGACCAGATTTTGTATGCCGACAGCATTATTATCATGGAGTCAGCTTTCAGAAACGACAATCCACAGAAGTATCTGAAGGACTTGCGTAACGAAGGTTTTGCCGCACAAGCCATTTATATGATACCTGGAAGCGGAAAAGATGTTCCTGTAAAGCCAGGCGAAAGCCTTTTGATAGCACTGAATGCAAAAGACCATAAATCAGTAAACGGTGCCTCTTTCGACCTCAGCAAGGCTGACTTTGAGTTCTACGATGAGTCTAAGGTAAGCGTAAAGGACGAGGACAACCCATCTGTCAAGAACCTCGACAAGTGGTATTGCTATACCCAGTCTTTCTTCGTTCTCAACATGCACGGCAACAATGCCTATGCAATAGCTAAGATTCGTAGCACAAAAGACGACTTCCTAAAGAACAATACGTACGATGCAGAATACTACGCTACCAACGGTAAGCTGATGACAACCAAAGCCTACTTCGTTCCAAATGCGTGGATTATTGATGCTGTAAACCTCTCTTACAAGGACAACGACCACCAATGGCGCGTAATGTCTATATTGCTCGACAAGGGCTATACTTATTGTTCAGACAACAAAAACGACAAGAGCGGTATTGGAACAGCCGTAGTACGCAAAGTGGCAAACGGCAAATATGCCGATACCAACAACTCGACCGAAGACTTCACACCGAAGGCTACACCAACCGTCAAGTAA
- a CDS encoding M16 family metallopeptidase yields MNKLFSQLFVALLLPLSLSAQTMETDKSYRMGKLENGLTYYIRHNSKEPNLADFYIAQRVGSILEEPRQRGLAHFLEHMAFNGTKNFQGKGSSLGVVPWCESIGVKFGTNLNAYTSVEQTVYNVSAVPVKREGIVDSTLLILHDWSHFLLLNDDEIDKERGVIHEEWRTRRAGMAVQRMMERVLPVVYKGTKYEDCLPIGSMDIVDNFPYKDLRDYYQKWYRPDLQAIIVVGDIDVDKMEQKIRRTFADVPKPTNPVERVYYPVANNDKMIVAIDKDTEQPIMLVNLYMKQEATPDSEKNLVATARKSYVTELVTSMINSRLADIKRQATPPFHSASVGAGQFLISKTKDAFSLSFGCLQENVKGSFQAAIAETQRARQHGFTESELQRAKAGFLKAAERRYTERNDRRNRYFVKAALQNFLASEPITTAEYDYRLMQQFDKEVTLTDVNKEVAELVSNKNQVLTIYAPDKPNFPIADAQTFEKYVLDAQAKKYEPYKEESAGKELIDKLPKKGKIKSEQNWGKFGAKKLVLSNGVEVYVKPTDYAKDQISMRFFGEGGTSLYPDTDALNFHMLTSAITDAGVGKFDNIQLSRMLSGKSVRISPSIGYETQAINGNSSVKDLQTLLELTYLYFTAPRKDAEKFKGSIATMRSFLKNREANPQVAYNDSVSAILYGNHPRLQSIKTSNIDRVSYDRIWQIYNERFSDASGFKMVLVGNIDMEKLRPLLCQYVATLPSKGKRDTVKDTYPAVRDANETHTFKKKMNTPSTLVSVFYTFDEPYTAKADLALDVFKRVLTIAYTDSIREEKGGTYGVSVQSELDRNSKPTTLIKIGFRTDPAKYEMLMPIVYRQIENIANNGPLAESMAKVKTYLLKAYQQNAITNNYWDYVIYNYLRHGVDFHTGYEDLLNGITAQDIQQIAKDMLKSNRRIEITMMPE; encoded by the coding sequence ATGAACAAACTTTTTTCACAGCTGTTTGTCGCACTCCTCCTGCCGCTTTCGCTATCGGCACAGACGATGGAGACGGACAAGTCGTACAGAATGGGTAAGCTGGAAAACGGACTTACCTATTATATTCGCCACAATTCTAAAGAACCAAACCTTGCTGATTTCTACATCGCACAGCGTGTTGGGTCTATTCTGGAAGAGCCTCGCCAGCGTGGTTTGGCACATTTCTTGGAACACATGGCGTTCAATGGCACAAAGAACTTTCAAGGAAAAGGCAGCTCATTGGGCGTTGTGCCTTGGTGCGAAAGCATCGGTGTGAAGTTCGGAACAAACCTAAACGCCTACACCAGCGTAGAACAAACCGTCTACAATGTATCTGCCGTTCCTGTAAAACGTGAGGGGATTGTAGATTCTACTTTGCTTATTCTGCACGACTGGAGCCACTTCCTGTTGCTCAACGACGACGAAATAGACAAAGAACGTGGTGTTATCCACGAGGAATGGCGCACACGTCGGGCTGGAATGGCTGTGCAACGTATGATGGAACGTGTGCTTCCCGTAGTCTACAAAGGCACGAAATACGAGGATTGCCTGCCTATTGGCTCGATGGATATTGTAGACAACTTCCCTTATAAAGACCTGCGCGACTACTATCAGAAATGGTATCGCCCCGACTTGCAAGCCATTATCGTGGTGGGCGACATTGATGTGGACAAGATGGAACAGAAAATCCGCCGCACATTTGCCGACGTTCCGAAGCCCACAAACCCTGTCGAAAGAGTTTACTATCCCGTTGCCAACAACGACAAAATGATAGTTGCCATCGACAAAGACACCGAGCAACCCATTATGCTCGTAAATCTCTACATGAAACAGGAAGCCACTCCCGACAGCGAAAAGAACCTTGTGGCAACTGCTCGTAAGAGTTATGTAACAGAACTCGTTACCTCTATGATAAACAGTCGCCTTGCCGACATTAAGAGACAAGCCACACCACCTTTCCACAGTGCATCGGTGGGCGCAGGACAATTCCTTATTTCAAAAACGAAAGATGCCTTTTCGCTTTCGTTCGGCTGCCTGCAAGAGAACGTGAAAGGTTCGTTCCAAGCTGCCATTGCCGAAACACAGCGTGCCCGACAGCACGGTTTCACGGAAAGCGAATTGCAGCGTGCAAAGGCAGGATTCCTGAAAGCAGCCGAACGCAGATACACCGAACGCAACGACCGTCGCAACCGTTACTTTGTAAAGGCAGCACTGCAAAACTTCTTGGCAAGCGAACCGATAACGACAGCCGAATACGATTACAGGCTGATGCAGCAGTTCGACAAGGAAGTTACGCTGACCGACGTGAACAAGGAGGTTGCCGAGCTTGTTTCAAACAAGAACCAAGTGCTTACGATATATGCGCCCGACAAACCCAACTTCCCCATTGCCGACGCACAAACCTTTGAGAAATATGTGCTCGATGCGCAAGCAAAGAAGTACGAACCTTACAAGGAGGAGTCTGCAGGAAAAGAACTCATAGACAAACTGCCGAAGAAAGGCAAGATAAAGAGCGAGCAGAACTGGGGCAAGTTCGGTGCAAAGAAACTTGTATTGAGCAACGGCGTAGAGGTCTATGTGAAGCCTACGGACTATGCAAAAGACCAAATCAGCATGCGTTTCTTCGGCGAAGGCGGCACATCGCTCTACCCCGACACCGATGCGCTGAATTTCCACATGCTTACAAGTGCCATTACCGATGCAGGAGTGGGCAAGTTCGACAACATCCAGCTTAGCCGAATGCTCAGCGGAAAATCGGTTCGCATAAGTCCAAGTATCGGCTACGAAACGCAAGCCATCAACGGCAACTCCTCAGTAAAGGACTTGCAGACACTCTTGGAACTCACTTACCTTTACTTTACTGCCCCTCGCAAAGATGCAGAAAAGTTCAAAGGCAGCATTGCCACTATGCGCTCGTTCCTCAAAAACCGCGAAGCCAACCCACAAGTGGCTTACAACGACTCGGTTTCGGCTATTCTTTACGGCAACCACCCACGTTTGCAATCCATTAAGACAAGCAACATCGACCGTGTGTCGTACGACCGCATTTGGCAAATCTACAATGAACGCTTCAGCGATGCGTCAGGCTTTAAAATGGTCTTGGTAGGCAACATCGATATGGAAAAGCTACGCCCACTGCTCTGTCAGTATGTTGCAACACTGCCGTCAAAGGGGAAACGTGATACAGTAAAAGACACTTACCCTGCGGTGCGCGACGCAAACGAAACGCATACCTTCAAGAAGAAGATGAACACACCTTCTACCTTGGTGAGCGTTTTCTATACTTTCGACGAACCTTACACGGCAAAGGCTGACCTCGCACTCGATGTTTTCAAACGTGTACTGACCATTGCTTACACCGATTCGATACGCGAGGAGAAAGGTGGAACGTATGGCGTAAGCGTGCAGAGCGAACTCGACAGGAACTCAAAGCCTACTACCTTGATAAAGATAGGCTTCCGCACCGACCCTGCAAAATACGAAATGCTGATGCCCATCGTTTACAGGCAGATAGAGAACATTGCCAACAATGGACCGTTGGCAGAGAGTATGGCGAAAGTAAAGACATACCTGCTGAAAGCATACCAACAGAATGCTATCACGAACAACTATTGGGACTATGTTATTTACAACTATCTGCGACACGGCGTAGACTTCCACACAGGTTATGAAGACCTTCTGAACGGAATTACTGCGCAAGACATACAGCAGATTGCAAAAGATATGCTGAAGTCCAACCGCCGCATCGAAATAACAATGATGCCAGAGTAA
- a CDS encoding ATP-binding protein encodes MDFSEVIGQEEAKQRLLKMAADKHVPHALLFCGPYGSGKMALAMAFASYLLETSSASPESTKAMLKKWEHPDLHFTYPTIKLPNTSSEYQPISSDFAKEWHKMIMEGTYFNIRKWMNEMGATTQQAIITGAESDNISRQLALKSSQGGYKVSIIWLPERMNQTSANKILKLLEEPTEGTVFLMVSEEPEKLLETIVSRTQRIDVKRIDDADIEKALIAQRGLDADVAHRIARRARGSWLNAIEELSSDNEAKEFLTLFQQLMRSCYMRDIKALKRWSEVVAAFGREKERRMLVYFQQQVRENFMFNFRNPELVYMSLEEEEFAKNFARFINEKNIIEINELFGKCHRDIGQNANGKIVFYDMALKMIVLLLRK; translated from the coding sequence ATGGACTTTTCGGAAGTTATAGGACAAGAAGAGGCAAAGCAACGACTGCTGAAAATGGCAGCGGACAAACACGTTCCGCACGCCCTACTCTTTTGTGGCCCTTATGGTTCGGGCAAGATGGCTCTGGCAATGGCATTTGCAAGCTACCTGCTCGAAACGTCTTCAGCATCGCCTGAAAGCACAAAGGCTATGCTGAAGAAGTGGGAACACCCCGACCTACACTTCACCTACCCTACCATAAAGTTGCCAAACACGAGTTCGGAATACCAACCCATAAGCAGCGACTTTGCCAAGGAATGGCACAAAATGATAATGGAAGGAACCTATTTCAACATTCGCAAATGGATGAACGAAATGGGAGCAACCACACAGCAAGCCATTATAACGGGGGCGGAAAGCGACAACATTTCAAGACAACTTGCGCTAAAGTCGAGCCAAGGAGGGTATAAAGTTTCGATAATATGGCTGCCCGAACGAATGAACCAGACATCGGCAAACAAGATTTTGAAGCTCTTGGAAGAGCCAACCGAAGGAACGGTGTTCCTAATGGTGAGCGAAGAGCCCGAAAAACTGTTGGAAACGATTGTCAGCCGAACACAGCGCATTGATGTAAAACGCATAGACGACGCTGATATAGAAAAAGCATTGATTGCACAACGCGGTCTGGACGCCGACGTAGCCCACCGCATAGCAAGAAGAGCGAGAGGCAGTTGGCTGAATGCGATAGAGGAACTGAGCAGCGACAACGAGGCAAAAGAGTTTCTGACACTGTTTCAGCAACTTATGCGTTCGTGCTATATGCGGGACATAAAGGCATTGAAACGCTGGAGCGAAGTAGTGGCGGCATTTGGCAGAGAGAAAGAAAGGCGTATGCTGGTGTACTTCCAACAGCAGGTAAGAGAAAACTTTATGTTCAACTTCCGCAATCCCGAACTGGTTTATATGTCGCTGGAAGAAGAGGAGTTTGCCAAGAACTTCGCACGCTTCATAAACGAAAAAAACATTATAGAGATAAACGAACTGTTTGGAAAATGCCACAGAGACATCGGACAAAATGCCAATGGCAAAATAGTATTCTACGATATGGCATTGAAAATGATAGTTCTGCTTTTAAGAAAATAA
- a CDS encoding stage 0 sporulation family protein, whose product MDYKDMKFKMWTGCDRGLCHQACGRSDKQLNTFDWLEDVPGNTDTTDLVEVQFKNTRKGYYHNVNNLDLHKGDIVAVEANPGHDIGVVTLTGRLVKLQLKKANCTKSPDDIKRVYRIAREVDMEKYKEAKAREHSTMIESRQIAKALNLQMKIGDVEYQGDGNKAIFYYIADERVDFRQLIKDLAAAFHVRIEMKQIGARQEAGRIGGTGPCGRELCCATWMKNFSSVSTNAARCQDISLNPTKLAGMCAKLKCCLNYEVDDYMESSRKLPAKDIHLYTMDTEYFLFKTDILNGLCTYSTDKNLAVNLETISTARAKEIIEMNRQGEKPLSLLNNGQAKPAKKPIDLLAEADLSRFDKDKTGRKNNRRNNRKNGQPRNQERSQQRANPQEQNGQPRQRRNGKPNKRPTQQGNQQPRTPNNNDNE is encoded by the coding sequence ATGGATTATAAAGATATGAAATTTAAGATGTGGACAGGCTGCGACCGCGGTTTGTGCCATCAAGCGTGTGGACGCTCGGACAAACAGCTGAATACTTTCGACTGGTTGGAAGATGTTCCGGGCAACACAGATACAACCGACCTTGTGGAAGTGCAATTCAAAAACACTCGCAAGGGATACTACCACAACGTGAACAACCTTGATTTGCACAAGGGAGACATTGTTGCGGTAGAGGCAAACCCTGGCCACGACATTGGCGTAGTTACACTTACGGGCAGATTGGTGAAGTTACAACTCAAGAAAGCCAACTGTACGAAATCGCCTGACGATATTAAACGTGTGTATAGAATTGCAAGAGAGGTGGATATGGAGAAATACAAGGAAGCCAAAGCAAGAGAACACAGCACGATGATAGAAAGCAGGCAAATAGCAAAAGCGTTGAACCTGCAAATGAAAATAGGCGATGTGGAATATCAGGGCGATGGCAACAAAGCCATTTTCTACTACATTGCCGACGAGCGTGTAGACTTCCGACAGCTCATTAAAGACCTTGCTGCAGCCTTCCACGTGCGCATCGAGATGAAGCAGATAGGTGCTCGGCAAGAAGCAGGACGCATTGGCGGAACAGGTCCGTGCGGCAGAGAGCTTTGCTGTGCTACGTGGATGAAAAACTTTTCGAGCGTTTCCACCAATGCAGCGCGCTGTCAGGACATTTCGTTAAACCCAACAAAGCTGGCAGGAATGTGCGCCAAACTGAAGTGCTGCCTCAACTACGAGGTAGACGACTATATGGAATCAAGTAGGAAACTACCTGCAAAAGACATTCATCTGTACACAATGGACACTGAGTATTTCTTGTTTAAGACAGACATTTTGAACGGTCTTTGCACGTACTCTACCGATAAGAACTTGGCAGTAAATCTTGAAACGATTTCTACAGCACGCGCAAAGGAAATCATAGAAATGAACCGTCAGGGCGAAAAACCACTTTCGCTGCTGAACAACGGCCAAGCCAAGCCTGCGAAGAAGCCTATCGACCTGTTGGCAGAAGCTGACCTCAGCCGCTTCGACAAGGACAAGACAGGCAGAAAGAACAATCGCCGAAACAACAGAAAGAACGGTCAGCCACGGAACCAAGAGCGCAGTCAGCAGAGGGCAAACCCACAAGAGCAGAACGGACAACCGCGCCAACGCCGAAACGGAAAGCCCAACAAGCGACCGACGCAGCAAGGCAACCAGCAACCGAGAACACCAAACAACAACGATAATGAATAG
- a CDS encoding gliding motility lipoprotein GldH: protein MNRKGHSFSHIIALAIAAITAIACKDARTYDSYKALPINGWERNDTAVFYIPRQWEGMYSMDLGVRASQSYPYKNITFIVERTVIHKKRKKLTSRSYQDTVTCNIINDDGRLAGKRGITTSEIQQRIAIFPLKRNDSLRISVRHIMSKELLQGISDVGIRIIKRR from the coding sequence ATGAATAGGAAAGGGCATTCCTTTTCGCACATCATAGCACTTGCAATCGCTGCCATAACAGCGATTGCGTGCAAAGATGCCCGCACCTACGACAGCTATAAAGCCTTGCCAATCAATGGGTGGGAGCGCAACGACACGGCTGTCTTCTACATTCCACGCCAATGGGAAGGAATGTATAGTATGGACTTGGGCGTAAGGGCATCGCAAAGCTATCCATACAAGAATATTACGTTCATCGTCGAACGCACCGTAATACACAAGAAAAGAAAGAAACTAACAAGTCGCAGCTACCAAGATACCGTAACTTGCAACATCATAAACGACGATGGAAGATTGGCAGGAAAGCGCGGAATTACAACAAGCGAGATACAACAACGCATTGCCATTTTTCCACTAAAACGCAACGATTCGCTCCGCATTTCAGTGCGCCACATCATGAGCAAGGAACTGCTTCAGGGCATAAGCGATGTAGGAATACGAATCATAAAACGCAGATAA
- a CDS encoding RNA polymerase sigma factor RpoD/SigA translates to MRQLKITQSITNRESTALEKYLQDISREDLVSLDEEVELAQKIRQGDVKALERLTKANLRFVVSVAKQYQNQGLSLPDLINEGNLGLIKAAKKYDETRGFKFISYAVWWIRQSIMQAISEQSRLVRVPMNQMGSINKVRKVIHQFEQEHQRLPSIDEIMDEVDLPKDKIAEVMSMITKKVSMDAPISSGDDGSLLDVLPNKNSPSADEQLLEEGLKKEIERALVTLSEREQTILRGYFGINQREMSLEEIGEQTGLTRERVRQLKEKAIKRLRHNVKSDSLKGYLGE, encoded by the coding sequence ATGAGACAACTGAAAATCACCCAGTCGATTACAAATCGAGAAAGCACAGCACTCGAAAAATACCTTCAAGACATAAGCCGCGAAGACCTCGTGAGCTTAGATGAAGAAGTTGAGTTAGCACAAAAGATAAGGCAAGGCGATGTAAAAGCCCTCGAAAGGCTTACAAAAGCCAATCTACGATTTGTCGTCTCGGTAGCAAAGCAATATCAAAATCAAGGTTTATCGCTTCCAGACCTTATCAACGAAGGCAATTTGGGGCTGATAAAAGCAGCTAAGAAATACGACGAAACTCGGGGATTTAAGTTCATTTCGTATGCTGTATGGTGGATTCGGCAAAGCATAATGCAAGCCATTTCGGAGCAAAGCAGGCTCGTACGTGTGCCAATGAACCAAATGGGCTCGATAAACAAGGTACGCAAGGTTATCCATCAGTTTGAACAAGAACACCAACGCTTGCCCAGCATCGACGAAATAATGGACGAAGTAGACTTACCGAAAGACAAAATAGCGGAAGTAATGTCTATGATCACAAAGAAAGTATCGATGGACGCTCCTATTTCAAGCGGTGATGACGGCAGCTTACTCGATGTATTGCCCAATAAGAACTCCCCTTCTGCCGACGAACAACTGCTGGAAGAAGGATTGAAGAAAGAGATTGAGCGGGCATTGGTAACACTTTCAGAGCGCGAACAAACCATCTTGAGAGGATATTTTGGCATCAATCAGCGAGAAATGTCGCTCGAAGAAATAGGCGAACAGACTGGTCTGACACGCGAACGCGTTAGGCAACTCAAGGAAAAAGCCATAAAACGCCTGCGCCACAACGTAAAAAGCGATTCATTAAAAGGATACTTAGGAGAATAG
- a CDS encoding S24/S26 family peptidase, with translation MPINSTETTKVQFENAVFLPEIVKMLNEGHTVTLTLRGNSMRPFLEDCRDKALFVKPTTIAVGDPVLAEIAPKHFVLHRIVAINGEAVTLLGDGNLSTEHCQKKDIVGAVIGFYRKGRNTLDRTNGWKWRCYSYVWTGLRPIRRYLLGIYRRIWIPLFGVI, from the coding sequence ATGCCGATAAACAGCACAGAAACAACGAAGGTTCAGTTTGAAAATGCAGTCTTCCTGCCCGAAATAGTGAAGATGCTGAACGAAGGGCACACCGTTACGCTCACGTTGCGAGGCAACTCTATGCGACCGTTTTTAGAGGATTGCCGCGACAAAGCCCTATTCGTAAAGCCCACAACCATCGCCGTTGGCGACCCTGTTTTGGCAGAAATAGCCCCTAAACACTTTGTGTTGCACCGCATTGTAGCCATCAATGGCGAAGCCGTTACACTGTTAGGCGACGGCAATCTATCAACAGAACACTGCCAAAAGAAAGATATTGTGGGGGCTGTAATCGGCTTTTACAGAAAAGGACGAAACACTTTAGACCGCACCAATGGCTGGAAATGGCGTTGCTACAGCTATGTATGGACAGGCTTGCGCCCCATACGACGCTATCTGTTAGGTATTTACCGCAGGATATGGATTCCACTTTTCGGAGTCATTTAA
- a CDS encoding PqqD family protein produces MKTKIGFNLRQVCGENIIVAEGEENIDFSNIISMNESSAFLWKEAQQLESFTIADLVRILTAEYEVDEATATEDVTKLTAQWGAAGILEGDDIPVLPTQETTEKLSATPSAPAEEAEKKEKKGFFKKLFG; encoded by the coding sequence ATGAAAACAAAAATAGGTTTCAACCTGCGCCAAGTATGTGGCGAAAACATTATAGTAGCCGAAGGCGAAGAGAACATAGACTTCAGTAACATCATCTCAATGAACGAGAGTTCGGCTTTTCTTTGGAAAGAAGCGCAGCAATTGGAAAGCTTTACCATAGCCGACTTGGTGCGCATTCTCACTGCCGAATACGAGGTAGACGAAGCCACTGCCACCGAAGACGTTACGAAACTGACGGCTCAATGGGGAGCAGCAGGCATTCTTGAAGGCGACGATATACCCGTTCTTCCAACACAAGAAACTACCGAAAAGCTTTCTGCTACACCCTCTGCACCTGCCGAAGAAGCAGAGAAGAAAGAAAAGAAAGGATTCTTTAAAAAACTATTTGGATAA